The Gadus macrocephalus chromosome 21, ASM3116895v1 genome has a segment encoding these proteins:
- the LOC132449713 gene encoding thrombomodulin-like isoform X2 — protein MKEVLFCVARLLVLLSLLAARLAHGGRPPLAYLEDCDDNTCFLLFPGAHDFAGARDACRAEGGILATLPSAAEARRVQELLLRASIGRFWIGLTLAEGRCPTNDSANYGYEWVTGAAAGISSNWTGVPDRCDRKCVSVSTDGAWQQESCEGTLDGFLCSAPFGWCRVTDRSAEPGEHAALNGSTNARRTPGGTLWTTRGEKGSRYIDFKWLCGHGKWWRAPWFCEVETGGCSHTCVNSMCTCPDGLKLHSNNVTCVDERECSDTADCTGEHVQCRERLDGGGSECSCRPGFVVSRENATRCDPHCDRSDCPAQCVVDAKGRSQCRCPSGYVVNDEQSTAPLCVRIDDYDDYSDPTHPTPGTSEGAGSRAPPPALPATGVPGYVRVGAALGITAFVAAAMAVLYLPLRCALRRASGTLELSPDGGGLTLQQVTTEKYQRFSFDKQSRETPGW, from the exons ATGAAGGAAGTTCTCTTCTGCGTTGCGCGCCTCCTTGTGCTCTTGTCCCTGTTGGCCGCCAGGCTCGCGCATGGAGGCAGACCGCCGCTCGCTTACCTGGAGGACTGCGACGACAACACTTGCTTCCTCCTGTTCCCCGGGGCGCACGACTTCGCGGGCGCTCGGGACGCCTGCCGTGCGGAGGGCGGCATTCTCGCGACGCTGCCGTCGGCGGCGGAGGCGCGCAGGGTCCAGGAGTTACTGCTGCGCGCGAGCATCGGGAGGTTCTGGATCGGCCTGACCCTCGCGGAAGGCCGGTGTCCCACCAACGACTCGGCAAATTACGGCTACGAGTGGGTTACCGGGGCCGCCGCTGGAATCTCCTCAAACTGGACGGGGGTCCCGGACAGATGTGACCGCAAGTGCGTGTCCGTCTCGACGGACGGCGCGTGGCAGCAGGAGTCGTGCGAGGGGACTCTGGACGGGTTCCTGTGCTCCGCGCCGTTCGGCTGGTGTCGCGTCACGGACCGGTCGGCCGAACCGGGAGAGCACGCCGCGTTAAACGGTTCAACGAACGCGCGGAGAACCCCAGGTGGAACCCTGTGGACGACCCGAGGGGAGAAGGGCTCGCGCTACATCGACTTCAAGTGGCTGTGCGGGCACGGCAAGTGGTGGCGCGCGCCGTGGTTCTGCGAGGTGGAGACCGGCGGCTGCTCCCACACCTGCGTGAACAGCATGTGCACGTGCCCCGACGGACTGAAGCTGCACTCGAACAACGTCACGTGCGTCGACGAGCGCGAATGCTCCGACACCGCGGACTGCACGGGGGAGCACGTGCAGTGCCGGGAGCGGCTGGACGGGGGCGGGTCCGAGTGCTC GTGCCGCCCCGGGTTCGTGGTGTCCCGGGAGAACGCCACCCGCTGCGACCCCCACTGCGACAGGAGCGATTGCCCCGCCCAATGCGTGGTGGACGCCAAGGGGCGGTCCCAGTGCCGCTGCCCGTCGGGCTATGTCGTCAACGACGAGCAAAGCACTGCCCCGCTGTGCGTCCGGATCGACGACTACGACGACTACTccgaccccacccaccccaccccggGCACCAGCGAAGGGGCGGGGTCCAgagcccccccgcccgccctccCGGCCACAGGGGTCCCGGGCTACGTGCGGGTGGGAGCAGCCCTGGGCATCACGGCGTTCGTGGCGGCGGCCATGGCGGTTCTGTACCTGCCGCTGCGCTGTGCGCTGCGGCGTGCCAGCGGCACGCTGGAGCTGAGCCCCGACGGCGGCGGGCTCACCCTGCAGCAGGTCACCACCGAGAAGTACCAGCGCTTCTCCTTCGACAAGCAGAGCCGCGAGACCCCGGGGTGGTGA
- the LOC132449713 gene encoding thrombomodulin-like isoform X1, producing MKEVLFCVARLLVLLSLLAARLAHGGRPPLAYLEDCDDNTCFLLFPGAHDFAGARDACRAEGGILATLPSAAEARRVQELLLRASIGRFWIGLTLAEGRCPTNDSANYGYEWVTGAAAGISSNWTGVPDRCDRKCVSVSTDGAWQQESCEGTLDGFLCSAPFGWCRVTDRSAEPGEHAALNGSTNARRTPGGTLWTTRGEKGSRYIDFKWLCGHGKWWRAPWFCEVETGGCSHTCVNSMCTCPDGLKLHSNNVTCVDERECSDTADCTGEHVQCRERLDGGGSECSCMDGYAMEDGACMDVKICDLCEHMLCPTVEGAKVCRCRPGFVVSRENATRCDPHCDRSDCPAQCVVDAKGRSQCRCPSGYVVNDEQSTAPLCVRIDDYDDYSDPTHPTPGTSEGAGSRAPPPALPATGVPGYVRVGAALGITAFVAAAMAVLYLPLRCALRRASGTLELSPDGGGLTLQQVTTEKYQRFSFDKQSRETPGW from the coding sequence ATGAAGGAAGTTCTCTTCTGCGTTGCGCGCCTCCTTGTGCTCTTGTCCCTGTTGGCCGCCAGGCTCGCGCATGGAGGCAGACCGCCGCTCGCTTACCTGGAGGACTGCGACGACAACACTTGCTTCCTCCTGTTCCCCGGGGCGCACGACTTCGCGGGCGCTCGGGACGCCTGCCGTGCGGAGGGCGGCATTCTCGCGACGCTGCCGTCGGCGGCGGAGGCGCGCAGGGTCCAGGAGTTACTGCTGCGCGCGAGCATCGGGAGGTTCTGGATCGGCCTGACCCTCGCGGAAGGCCGGTGTCCCACCAACGACTCGGCAAATTACGGCTACGAGTGGGTTACCGGGGCCGCCGCTGGAATCTCCTCAAACTGGACGGGGGTCCCGGACAGATGTGACCGCAAGTGCGTGTCCGTCTCGACGGACGGCGCGTGGCAGCAGGAGTCGTGCGAGGGGACTCTGGACGGGTTCCTGTGCTCCGCGCCGTTCGGCTGGTGTCGCGTCACGGACCGGTCGGCCGAACCGGGAGAGCACGCCGCGTTAAACGGTTCAACGAACGCGCGGAGAACCCCAGGTGGAACCCTGTGGACGACCCGAGGGGAGAAGGGCTCGCGCTACATCGACTTCAAGTGGCTGTGCGGGCACGGCAAGTGGTGGCGCGCGCCGTGGTTCTGCGAGGTGGAGACCGGCGGCTGCTCCCACACCTGCGTGAACAGCATGTGCACGTGCCCCGACGGACTGAAGCTGCACTCGAACAACGTCACGTGCGTCGACGAGCGCGAATGCTCCGACACCGCGGACTGCACGGGGGAGCACGTGCAGTGCCGGGAGCGGCTGGACGGGGGCGGGTCCGAGTGCTCGTGCATGGACGGCTACGCCATGGAGGACGGGGCTTGCATGGACGTTAAGATCTGCGACCTCTGCGAGCACATGTTGTGCCCCACGGTGGAAGGGGCTAAGGTATGCAGGTGCCGCCCCGGGTTCGTGGTGTCCCGGGAGAACGCCACCCGCTGCGACCCCCACTGCGACAGGAGCGATTGCCCCGCCCAATGCGTGGTGGACGCCAAGGGGCGGTCCCAGTGCCGCTGCCCGTCGGGCTATGTCGTCAACGACGAGCAAAGCACTGCCCCGCTGTGCGTCCGGATCGACGACTACGACGACTACTccgaccccacccaccccaccccggGCACCAGCGAAGGGGCGGGGTCCAgagcccccccgcccgccctccCGGCCACAGGGGTCCCGGGCTACGTGCGGGTGGGAGCAGCCCTGGGCATCACGGCGTTCGTGGCGGCGGCCATGGCGGTTCTGTACCTGCCGCTGCGCTGTGCGCTGCGGCGTGCCAGCGGCACGCTGGAGCTGAGCCCCGACGGCGGCGGGCTCACCCTGCAGCAGGTCACCACCGAGAAGTACCAGCGCTTCTCCTTCGACAAGCAGAGCCGCGAGACCCCGGGGTGGTGA